A region of Nerophis ophidion isolate RoL-2023_Sa linkage group LG28, RoL_Noph_v1.0, whole genome shotgun sequence DNA encodes the following proteins:
- the LOC133545392 gene encoding oocyte zinc finger protein XlCOF6-like isoform X1, with product MNARQEERPLQQQEDPQPPHIKEEEEEVWITQEEEFLPGQDETDLSKFPLTVVSVKTEEHEDKPPESSQLHHSPNVQQPPHIKEDEEEVWITQEEECLLGQEEADLSKFPLTVVSVKTEKHEDKPPESSQLHHSPNVQQVSAESHEEIPSKQQEWSSSVGQKELQAPSHIKEEQLHDEDVARSLQLHHSQSEENIGAELVSQHITEADGEHCEDIKSEPDSIFAPLSDMDHMMSDSSDYSDHIQKPLESKNDSKGDTRHHTNNKHFDCCECGKSFRLKSNFTVHMRIHTGEKPFPCSVCKKSFPTKRAMTRHMRTHTGEKPFTCSVCMKSFSTKQQMTTHIRTHTGEKAFACSFCRKSFSVKPAMTTHMRTHTGEKPFPCSVCKKRFSTKLVMTRHMRTHTGEKPFTCSVCKKSFSRKVDMTTHMRTHTGEKPFPCSVCPKKFSINEQMKRHMRTHTGEKTFTCSVCKRGFSTKPDMSMHMRTHTGEKPFTCPVCKKSFSRKRNMTTHMRTHTGETPFTCSVCKKNFSRKLTMTTHMRIHTGEKPFTCSVCKKSFSRKLDMTTHMRTHTVEKPFTCSVCKKSFSTKLVMTRHMRTHTGEKPFSCSVCKKSFSRKIDMTIHMRTHTGEKPFTCPVCKKSFSRKQYITTHLRTHTGEKPFSCTVCDKTFRFKYQVSKHKCVTVTEAAGI from the exons atgaacgctcgtcaagaagaacgtcctcttcagcagcaggaggatccacagcccccccacattaaagaggaagaggaggaagtgtggatcactcAGGAGGAAGAGTTTCTTCCAGGGCAGGATGAgactgatctcagcaagtttccattgactgttgtctctgtgaagactgaagagcatgaagacaaaccacctgagtcctcacagcttcatcacagtccaa acgtccagcagccccctcacattaaagaggatgaggaggaagtgtggatcactcaggaggaagagtgtcttctagggcaggaggaggctgatctcagcaagtttccactgactgttgtctctgtgaagactgaaaagcatgaagacaaaccacctgagtcctcacagcttcatcacagtccaa acgtccagcaggtgtcagcagagagtcatgaagagattccctccaagcagcaggaatggagctccagtgtgggacagaaggagctacaggccccctcccacattaaagaggagcaGCTTCATGATGAAGATGTAGCTcggtccttacagcttcatcacagtcaaagtgaggagaacataggggcggagcttgtaagtcaacacatcacagaagctgatggagagcattgtgaagatataaagtcagaaccagacagcatctttgctccactgtcagacatggaccacatgatgtcagactcttctgattacagtgaccacatccaaaaacctttggagagtaaaaatgactctaaaggtgatactagacatcacactaacaacaaacactttgactgctgtgaatgtgggaaatcatttagactcaagagtaattttacagtacacatgagaatacatactggagagaaaccttttccttgctctgtttgtaagaagagtttccccACGAAGCgtgccatgaccagacacatgagaacacatactggagagaaaccttttacttgctctgtttgtatgaagagtttctccacaaagcaacaaaTGACCACACAcataagaacacacactggagagaaagcTTTTGCTTGCTCTTTTTGTAGGAAGAGTTTCTCCGTGAAGCCTGctatgaccacacacatgagaacacacactggagagaaaccttttccttgctctgtttgtaagaagcgtttctccacaaagcttgtcatgaccagacacatgagaacacatactggagagaaaccttttacttgctctgtttgtaagaagagtttctccagaaaggttgacatgaccacacacatgagaacacacactggagaaaaaccttttccgtGCTCAGTGTGTCCCAAAAAATTCTCCATAAATGAGCaaatgaaaagacacatgagaacacacactggagagaagacttttacttgctctgtttgtaagaggGGTTTCTCCACAAAGCCTGACATGTCcatgcacatgagaacacatactggtgagaaaccttttacttgccctgtttgtaagaagagtttctccagaaagcgtaacatgaccacacacatgagaacacatactggagagacaccttttacttgctctgtgtGTAAGAAGAATTTCTCCAGAAAGCTCaccatgaccacacacatgagaatacatactggagagaaacctttcacttgctctgtttgtaagaaaagtttctccagaaagcttgACATGACCactcacatgagaacacatactgtagagaaaccttttacttgctctgtttgtaagaagagtttctccacaaagcttgtcatgaccagacacatgagaacacatactggagagaaacctttttcttgctctgtttgtaagaagagtttctccagaaagatTGACATGaccatacacatgagaacacatactggagagaaaccttttacctgccctgtttgtaagaagagtttctccagaaaacaATACATCACCACACacttgagaacacacactggagagaaaccatttagttgcactgtgtgtgataaAACATTTAGGTTtaagtatcaggtcagtaaacacaagtgtgtaacagtcacggaagctgcagggatttaa
- the LOC133545392 gene encoding uncharacterized protein LOC133545392 isoform X3: MNARQEERPLQQQEDPQPPHIKEEEEEVWITQEEEFLPGQDETDLSKFPLTVVSVKTEEHEDKPPESSQLHHSPNVQQPPHIKEDEEEVWITQEEECLLGQEEADLSKFPLTVVSVKTEKHEDKPPESSQLHHSPKFHGCNTCQSSWERALWWRDGADEPTAG; this comes from the exons atgaacgctcgtcaagaagaacgtcctcttcagcagcaggaggatccacagcccccccacattaaagaggaagaggaggaagtgtggatcactcAGGAGGAAGAGTTTCTTCCAGGGCAGGATGAgactgatctcagcaagtttccattgactgttgtctctgtgaagactgaagagcatgaagacaaaccacctgagtcctcacagcttcatcacagtccaa acgtccagcagccccctcacattaaagaggatgaggaggaagtgtggatcactcaggaggaagagtgtcttctagggcaggaggaggctgatctcagcaagtttccactgactgttgtctctgtgaagactgaaaagcatgaagacaaaccacctgagtcctcacagcttcatcacagtccaa aatttcatggctgcaacacgtgccaaagtagttgggaaagggcattgtggtggagagacggagccgacgagccgacagcaggctag
- the LOC133545392 gene encoding gastrula zinc finger protein XlCGF57.1-like isoform X2, whose amino-acid sequence MNARQEERPLQQQEDPQPPHIKEEEEEVWITQEEEFLPGQDETDLSKFPLTVVSVKTEEHEDKPPESSQLHHSPNVQQVSAESHEEIPSKQQEWSSSVGQKELQAPSHIKEEQLHDEDVARSLQLHHSQSEENIGAELVSQHITEADGEHCEDIKSEPDSIFAPLSDMDHMMSDSSDYSDHIQKPLESKNDSKGDTRHHTNNKHFDCCECGKSFRLKSNFTVHMRIHTGEKPFPCSVCKKSFPTKRAMTRHMRTHTGEKPFTCSVCMKSFSTKQQMTTHIRTHTGEKAFACSFCRKSFSVKPAMTTHMRTHTGEKPFPCSVCKKRFSTKLVMTRHMRTHTGEKPFTCSVCKKSFSRKVDMTTHMRTHTGEKPFPCSVCPKKFSINEQMKRHMRTHTGEKTFTCSVCKRGFSTKPDMSMHMRTHTGEKPFTCPVCKKSFSRKRNMTTHMRTHTGETPFTCSVCKKNFSRKLTMTTHMRIHTGEKPFTCSVCKKSFSRKLDMTTHMRTHTVEKPFTCSVCKKSFSTKLVMTRHMRTHTGEKPFSCSVCKKSFSRKIDMTIHMRTHTGEKPFTCPVCKKSFSRKQYITTHLRTHTGEKPFSCTVCDKTFRFKYQVSKHKCVTVTEAAGI is encoded by the exons atgaacgctcgtcaagaagaacgtcctcttcagcagcaggaggatccacagcccccccacattaaagaggaagaggaggaagtgtggatcactcAGGAGGAAGAGTTTCTTCCAGGGCAGGATGAgactgatctcagcaagtttccattgactgttgtctctgtgaagactgaagagcatgaagacaaaccacctgagtcctcacagcttcatcacagtccaa acgtccagcaggtgtcagcagagagtcatgaagagattccctccaagcagcaggaatggagctccagtgtgggacagaaggagctacaggccccctcccacattaaagaggagcaGCTTCATGATGAAGATGTAGCTcggtccttacagcttcatcacagtcaaagtgaggagaacataggggcggagcttgtaagtcaacacatcacagaagctgatggagagcattgtgaagatataaagtcagaaccagacagcatctttgctccactgtcagacatggaccacatgatgtcagactcttctgattacagtgaccacatccaaaaacctttggagagtaaaaatgactctaaaggtgatactagacatcacactaacaacaaacactttgactgctgtgaatgtgggaaatcatttagactcaagagtaattttacagtacacatgagaatacatactggagagaaaccttttccttgctctgtttgtaagaagagtttccccACGAAGCgtgccatgaccagacacatgagaacacatactggagagaaaccttttacttgctctgtttgtatgaagagtttctccacaaagcaacaaaTGACCACACAcataagaacacacactggagagaaagcTTTTGCTTGCTCTTTTTGTAGGAAGAGTTTCTCCGTGAAGCCTGctatgaccacacacatgagaacacacactggagagaaaccttttccttgctctgtttgtaagaagcgtttctccacaaagcttgtcatgaccagacacatgagaacacatactggagagaaaccttttacttgctctgtttgtaagaagagtttctccagaaaggttgacatgaccacacacatgagaacacacactggagaaaaaccttttccgtGCTCAGTGTGTCCCAAAAAATTCTCCATAAATGAGCaaatgaaaagacacatgagaacacacactggagagaagacttttacttgctctgtttgtaagaggGGTTTCTCCACAAAGCCTGACATGTCcatgcacatgagaacacatactggtgagaaaccttttacttgccctgtttgtaagaagagtttctccagaaagcgtaacatgaccacacacatgagaacacatactggagagacaccttttacttgctctgtgtGTAAGAAGAATTTCTCCAGAAAGCTCaccatgaccacacacatgagaatacatactggagagaaacctttcacttgctctgtttgtaagaaaagtttctccagaaagcttgACATGACCactcacatgagaacacatactgtagagaaaccttttacttgctctgtttgtaagaagagtttctccacaaagcttgtcatgaccagacacatgagaacacatactggagagaaacctttttcttgctctgtttgtaagaagagtttctccagaaagatTGACATGaccatacacatgagaacacatactggagagaaaccttttacctgccctgtttgtaagaagagtttctccagaaaacaATACATCACCACACacttgagaacacacactggagagaaaccatttagttgcactgtgtgtgataaAACATTTAGGTTtaagtatcaggtcagtaaacacaagtgtgtaacagtcacggaagctgcagggatttaa
- the LOC133545397 gene encoding gastrula zinc finger protein XlCGF57.1-like — MRMEDPQPSHIKKEEEYPPIPHFKEEEEDPLTPGFKEEEVEPLSPHIKDEKEDPLTPHIKDEEEDPLTPHIKEEEEELSISQQGEHLEGLEEVDVTKMPVTGVPVKSEDDEVKSESEERGGAEPPSSSSTQHMTTEADGDHCGGSQADKLLAPLSDSEDTTSHSPDTDDEDSKDDKTCHTDNTHFTCSHCDKTFKYHWYLKRHMRMHTGEKPFICSICGKGFVESQSLKKHTILHTGEKSFVCLICTKGFVESRNLKVHMRTHTGEKPFICSICGKGFGQSHHLKAHMKIHTGEKPFSCSICGKGFAHSSCLKKHRTRHTGEKSFICSICSKGFVLSNDLKVHKRTHSGEKPFICSICGKGFTESQYLKVHMRRHTGEKPFICSICSKGFVESRKLKEHMRTHTGEKTFSCSICGLSFKRKEHLKVHFGSHTGKIPFTCSICSKGFVESRNLKVHMRIHTGEKPFICSICGKSFVQCNHLKRHMRTHTGEKPFSCSICDKGFAQSHNLKVHMRTHTGEKTFSCSICSKGFLESRNLKVHMRTHTGEKPFICSICGKSFVQCGHLKRHMRAHTGEKPFSCLICGLSFTRKEHLKVHMRTHTSEKPFSC, encoded by the coding sequence ATGCGGAtggaggatccacagccctcccacattaagaaggaagaggaatacccaccgatcccccattttaaagaggaagaggaggacccactgacacccggatttaaagaggaagaggtagAGCCACTGAGCCCTCACATCAAGGATGaaaaggaggacccactgacccctcacattaaggatgaagaggaggatccactgacccctcacattaaagaggaagaggaggaactcagcatcagtcagcagggagagcatcttgaaggactggaggaggttgatgtcaccaagatgccagtgactggtgtccctgtgaagagtgaagatgatgaggtcaaaagtgaaagtgaggagaggggaggggcggagcctccaagcagcagctcaacacaacacatgacaacagaagctgatggagaccactgtggaggatcacaagcagacaagctcttagctccactatcagatagtgaggacacaacgtcacactctcctgacactgatgatgaagactctaaagatgataagacatgtcacactgacaacactcacttcacatgttctcactgtgacaaaacttttaaataccattggtATCTGAAAAGACATATGAGAatgcacaccggagaaaaaccttttatctgttcaatatgtggtaaaggttttgtagaaagtcagagtttgaaaaaacacacaatattacacactggagaaaaatctTTTGTATGTTTAATCTGTACTAAAGGTTTTGTTGAAAGtcgcaatttgaaagtacacatgagaacacacactggtgaaaaaccttttatctgttcaatctgtggtaaaggttttggacaaagtcaccatttgaaagcacacatgaaaatacacactggtgaaaaacctttttcttgttcaatatgtggtaaaggaTTTGCACACAGTTCCTGTTTGAAAAAACACAGAACAAGACATACTGGAGAAAaatcttttatctgttcaatctgtagtaaaggttttgttctAAGTAACGATTTGAAAGTGCACAAGAGaacacactctggtgaaaaaccttttatctgttcaatctgtggtaaaggttttacagaaagtcaatatttgaaagtacacatgagaagacacactggtgaaaaaccttttatctgttcaatctgtagtaaaggttttgtagaaagtcgcaaattgaaagaacacatgagaacacacactggtgaaaaaactttttcttgttcaatctgtggcttaTCTTTTAAAAGGAAGGAACATTTAAAAGTGCACTTTGGATCACACACTGGTAAAATACCGTTTACCTGTTCAatttgtagtaaaggttttgtagaaagtcgcaacttaaaagtacacatgagaatacacactggtgaaaaaccttttatctgttcaatctgtggtaaaagttttgtacaatgtaaccatttgaaaagacacatgagaacacacactggcgagaaacctttctcttgttcaatctgtgataaaggttttgcacaaagtcacaatttaaaagtgcacatgagaacacacactggtgaaaaaacgttttcctgttcaatctgtagtaaaggttttttagaaagtcgcaatttgaaagttcacatgagaacacacactggtgaaaaaccttttatttgttcaatctgtggtaaaagttttgtccaATGTggccatttgaaaagacacatgagagcacacactggtgaaaaacctttttcttgtttaatctgtggcttatcttttacaaggaaggaacatttgaaagtacacatgagaacacacactagtgaaaaacccttttcctgttga